In the Staphylococcus sp. IVB6240 genome, one interval contains:
- a CDS encoding SprT family protein: MNNQELQELVEVISQQYFNRSFQHQAYFNSRLRTTGGRYLLKTHDIEINPKQYQTFGEAALVDIIKHELCHYFLHLDGKGYQHKDEDFKRLSNCVGAPRFCAPLQSYASRANYIYKCKTCGAEYMRIRKVDTKRMRCGKCSGKLLEMKK; encoded by the coding sequence ATGAATAATCAGGAGTTACAAGAATTAGTTGAAGTCATTTCTCAACAATACTTCAATAGATCGTTTCAACATCAAGCATATTTCAATTCACGTTTACGTACAACAGGTGGGCGATATTTATTGAAAACGCATGATATTGAAATCAATCCGAAACAATATCAAACATTTGGCGAAGCAGCACTCGTAGATATTATTAAGCATGAATTATGTCATTATTTTCTACATCTTGATGGAAAAGGCTACCAACATAAGGATGAGGATTTTAAACGATTAAGTAACTGTGTCGGCGCACCGAGATTTTGTGCACCACTACAAAGTTATGCCTCACGTGCGAATTATATTTATAAATGTAAAACTTGTGGAGCGGAATATATGCGTATCCGAAAAGTAGATACAAAGCGTATGCGATGTGGTAAATGTAGTGGCAAACTTTTAGAAATGAAGAAATAG
- a CDS encoding Tex family protein, whose product MATDTLVQAIHKEYQYSVKQIEAVLSLLQEKNTVPFIARYRKEATGGLDEVAIKKIDDRYQYMENLQKRKEEIINAIEQQGLLTSELKLDILKQTKLQRVEDLYRPYKQKKKTRATEAKRKGLEPFAQWVMAQKSPELLESQAKNYLTDEVKTVEEAIAGAQDIIAESIADHPQYRKQILKDVWHTGMLVTQKKKKAEDEKAVYAMYYDYSEPIKRAANHRILAMNRGEKAKVLSVKVEADIEKLSQNIRRVEVKGTHELSNIVGDAIEDAMKRLIFPSIEREIRGDLTERAETQAIDVFSENLKNLLLQAPLKGKQILGVDPAFRTGCKLAVINPYGTFVAKSVMYPHPPVSKVKAAEETFLSMVKNYDVELVAIGNGTASRETEQFVANMIQTHNLNIQYVIVNEAGASVYSASEIARHEFPDFQVEERSAVSIGRRIQDPLSELVKIDPKSIGVGQYQHDVNQKALSTALDFVVETAVNQVGVNINTASGTLLQHVSGLSKQIADNIVAYREENGPFTKHQQIKKVKRLGDKTFEQSIGFLRIVDGVDPLDNTAIHPESYTVTHDLLEAVNMAVSDIGTDELKTALENLEIAQYAQKLNIGIPTLEDIVKSLIAPNRDPRDAYETPQLKSDVLSIEDLREVMKLTGTVRNVVDFGAFVDIGVKQDGLVHISKMSKQFVKHPMDKVNVGDIVEVWIDGIDEQKGKVALTMINPYE is encoded by the coding sequence ATGGCAACAGATACACTTGTACAAGCAATACATAAAGAATACCAATATTCCGTAAAACAAATAGAAGCGGTCCTCTCATTATTACAAGAGAAGAATACCGTGCCTTTTATTGCAAGATATCGTAAAGAAGCAACAGGCGGATTAGACGAAGTGGCGATTAAAAAAATTGATGACCGTTATCAATATATGGAAAATCTTCAAAAGAGAAAAGAAGAGATTATCAACGCGATAGAACAACAAGGCTTATTAACGTCTGAATTAAAGCTAGATATTTTAAAACAAACGAAATTACAACGTGTAGAAGATCTATATCGTCCTTATAAACAAAAGAAAAAGACACGTGCGACTGAAGCGAAAAGAAAAGGTCTAGAACCATTTGCGCAATGGGTGATGGCACAAAAATCACCAGAGTTATTAGAATCTCAAGCGAAAAATTATCTTACAGATGAAGTGAAAACTGTAGAAGAAGCCATTGCTGGGGCACAAGATATTATTGCGGAATCAATTGCAGATCATCCACAATATCGTAAACAGATTTTAAAAGATGTATGGCATACTGGAATGCTTGTCACGCAGAAAAAGAAAAAAGCAGAAGATGAAAAAGCTGTTTATGCAATGTACTATGACTACAGTGAACCAATTAAACGTGCAGCGAACCACCGTATTTTAGCGATGAATCGCGGCGAAAAGGCAAAAGTGTTATCTGTAAAAGTAGAAGCAGATATTGAAAAATTATCTCAAAATATTCGACGTGTAGAAGTAAAAGGCACTCATGAATTATCAAATATTGTTGGTGATGCGATTGAGGATGCAATGAAGCGCCTTATTTTTCCATCTATTGAACGTGAAATTCGTGGAGATTTAACAGAACGCGCAGAAACACAAGCAATTGATGTTTTTAGTGAAAACTTAAAGAATCTATTATTACAAGCACCTTTAAAAGGAAAACAAATATTAGGTGTGGATCCAGCCTTTCGTACAGGTTGTAAACTTGCAGTCATTAACCCATATGGTACATTTGTTGCGAAATCAGTGATGTATCCACATCCACCTGTTTCAAAAGTGAAAGCAGCTGAAGAAACATTTCTTTCAATGGTAAAGAACTACGACGTGGAGCTCGTTGCAATTGGAAACGGAACAGCTAGTCGTGAAACAGAACAATTTGTCGCGAATATGATTCAAACACACAACCTTAATATTCAATATGTTATTGTGAATGAAGCGGGGGCTTCTGTTTATTCAGCTTCAGAAATTGCACGTCATGAATTTCCAGACTTTCAAGTAGAGGAACGTAGTGCAGTGTCAATTGGTCGTCGTATTCAAGACCCACTGAGCGAATTGGTAAAAATTGATCCAAAATCAATCGGTGTTGGACAGTATCAACATGATGTAAATCAAAAAGCATTATCTACAGCATTAGACTTTGTCGTTGAAACAGCCGTAAACCAAGTAGGTGTAAATATTAATACAGCTTCTGGTACATTGCTCCAACACGTTTCAGGACTATCAAAACAAATCGCTGATAATATCGTGGCGTACCGAGAAGAAAACGGACCATTTACAAAACATCAGCAAATTAAAAAGGTGAAACGTTTAGGTGATAAGACTTTCGAACAAAGTATCGGATTCTTACGCATAGTAGATGGCGTCGATCCGCTCGACAATACAGCGATTCACCCAGAAAGTTACACAGTGACACATGATTTACTAGAAGCGGTAAATATGGCAGTATCTGATATTGGGACAGATGAACTTAAGACTGCGTTAGAAAACTTAGAAATAGCGCAGTATGCCCAAAAATTAAATATCGGTATACCGACACTTGAGGATATTGTGAAGTCTTTAATTGCACCAAACCGTGATCCACGAGATGCATATGAAACACCTCAGTTAAAATCAGATGTCTTATCTATTGAAGATTTACGTGAGGTGATGAAGTTAACAGGTACCGTCCGCAATGTTGTTGACTTTGGGGCTTTTGTTGATATTGGTGTAAAACAAGATGGTTTAGTGCATATATCAAAAATGTCAAAACAATTTGTTAAACACCCGATGGATAAAGTGAACGTAGGGGATATTGTCGAAGTATGGATTGATGGTATTGATGAACAAAAAGGAAAAGTCGCGTTGACAATGATTAATCCATATGAATAA
- the sigB gene encoding RNA polymerase sigma factor SigB, which translates to MTKASNSVNNVSSEQINKWILSYQQNQDEAAQENLVNHYTKLIESLAYKYSKGQSHHEDLVQVGMVGLIGAINRFDLSFDRKFEAFLLPTVIGEIKRYLRDKTWSVHVPRRIKEIGPRIKKTIDELTNELERSPSIREIADYLEVSDEEVLEAMEMGQSYHALSVDHSIEADKDGSTVTLLDVMGNQDENYDLTEKRIILERILPILSDREREIIQCTFIEGLSQKETGERVGLSQMHVSRLQRTAIKKLQQAAQQT; encoded by the coding sequence ATGACGAAAGCATCGAACTCAGTGAATAATGTTTCATCAGAGCAAATTAATAAATGGATTTTGTCGTATCAACAAAATCAAGATGAAGCCGCACAAGAAAATTTAGTAAATCACTATACCAAGTTAATTGAATCTTTAGCTTATAAATATTCAAAAGGGCAATCACATCATGAAGACCTTGTTCAAGTAGGGATGGTTGGATTAATTGGTGCAATTAACCGCTTTGATTTGTCTTTTGATCGTAAGTTTGAAGCGTTTTTATTGCCAACAGTGATTGGTGAAATTAAGCGATACTTACGAGATAAAACGTGGAGTGTCCATGTACCAAGACGTATTAAAGAAATTGGACCACGTATCAAGAAAACAATTGATGAATTGACAAACGAACTGGAGCGTTCACCATCTATCCGTGAGATTGCCGATTATCTTGAAGTTTCAGATGAAGAAGTACTTGAAGCGATGGAGATGGGGCAAAGTTATCACGCATTAAGTGTCGATCATTCGATAGAAGCGGATAAAGATGGATCCACTGTAACCCTTTTAGATGTGATGGGCAATCAAGATGAAAATTATGATTTAACTGAAAAACGTATCATCTTGGAACGCATTTTACCTATTTTATCTGATCGAGAACGAGAGATTATACAGTGTACATTTATCGAAGGACTCAGTCAGAAAGAAACGGGAGAACGCGTTGGATTGAGCCAAATGCATGTATCTCGATTGCAAAGAACAGCTATTAAGAAATTACAGCAAGCAGCGCAGCAAACATAA
- the rsbW gene encoding anti-sigma B factor RsbW has protein sequence MPQEHDVIEMRLPAAPEYVSLIRLTLSGVFNRANASYNDIEDAKIAVSEAGTNAVKHAYKHREETGYITIVFEVSDGQIKIVVSDQGESFNYQETKQHLGPYQDDENIDFLREGGLGLFLIEALMDEVTVRKETGVTISMTKYINKEQVQTHDESIELSE, from the coding sequence ATGCCACAAGAACACGATGTCATCGAAATGAGGTTACCAGCAGCACCGGAATATGTAAGTTTGATTCGTCTGACGTTATCAGGAGTGTTTAATCGTGCTAATGCATCATATAATGACATTGAAGATGCGAAAATTGCAGTAAGTGAAGCAGGCACAAATGCTGTTAAGCACGCATATAAGCACCGTGAAGAGACGGGATATATTACAATTGTATTTGAAGTCAGTGATGGACAAATCAAAATTGTTGTATCTGACCAAGGTGAAAGCTTTAACTATCAAGAAACAAAGCAACATTTAGGGCCATATCAAGACGATGAAAATATTGACTTTTTACGTGAAGGTGGTCTGGGCTTGTTTTTGATTGAAGCATTGATGGATGAAGTAACAGTAAGAAAAGAGACAGGTGTTACAATCAGTATGACGAAGTATATCAATAAAGAGCAGGTGCAAACCCATGACGAAAGCATCGAACTCAGTGAATAA
- a CDS encoding anti-sigma factor antagonist translates to MNLNIETNTYDDYYEVIVAGELDVATVPELEAVLLPMRQEGTHDIHVNLTDLTYMDSTGLGLFVGTLKALNQNDRALYILGVNDRIKRLFDITGLADLMHVNQGTEVE, encoded by the coding sequence ATGAACCTTAATATAGAAACGAACACGTATGATGATTATTATGAGGTAATTGTTGCGGGAGAATTAGATGTTGCAACAGTTCCTGAATTAGAAGCTGTCTTGTTACCAATGCGCCAGGAAGGAACACATGATATTCATGTGAATCTAACGGATTTAACTTATATGGATTCAACAGGATTAGGTTTATTTGTCGGCACACTCAAAGCACTAAATCAAAATGATAGAGCGCTTTATATTTTAGGAGTCAATGATCGTATCAAGCGTTTATTTGATATAACTGGATTAGCTGATTTAATGCATGTGAATCAAGGAACGGAGGTCGAATAA
- a CDS encoding PP2C family protein-serine/threonine phosphatase, whose product MIDRYLNDMNNEEILENARKFASNLPEESITPEAIVNIHKKYLEKRAFNQEDIMKSLDVLEVVIQSFGYDYSDYKRLVDRMEVHDKEMGLASSLQQTMLKTDIPQFDGIQIGAISVAAHQVSGDYFNLIDHKDGTMSFAVADVIGKGIPAALAMSMIKFGMDSYGHSQLPNDGLKRLNRVVEKNVNQNMFVTMFYGLYEDLNHVLYCSSAGHEPGYVFRAATDTFEEITVRGRVLGVSPNIRYDQQEIKIEINDMIIIFTDGVTEIRDESGRFIDKNYLLNFILQYKDMHPQDIVQLLYEALLRLQETSKRDDLTILIIKRAQ is encoded by the coding sequence TTGATAGACCGCTATTTAAATGATATGAACAATGAAGAAATATTAGAAAATGCGCGTAAATTTGCCAGTAATTTACCAGAAGAAAGCATCACACCTGAAGCAATTGTCAATATACATAAAAAGTATCTCGAGAAACGCGCATTTAACCAAGAAGATATCATGAAAAGTTTAGACGTACTTGAAGTGGTTATTCAAAGTTTTGGCTATGATTATTCAGATTATAAGCGATTGGTCGATCGCATGGAAGTACATGATAAAGAAATGGGTTTGGCTTCTAGTTTGCAACAGACGATGTTAAAAACAGATATTCCCCAATTTGACGGTATTCAAATTGGGGCCATTTCAGTAGCAGCACACCAAGTGAGTGGTGACTATTTTAACTTAATTGATCATAAGGATGGCACGATGAGCTTTGCTGTTGCTGATGTCATTGGAAAAGGGATTCCAGCGGCACTTGCGATGAGTATGATTAAGTTTGGTATGGATTCATATGGACATTCTCAATTACCTAATGATGGTTTAAAACGTTTAAATCGTGTTGTTGAGAAAAATGTTAATCAAAATATGTTCGTCACGATGTTTTATGGTTTATATGAAGACCTTAACCATGTTTTGTATTGTAGTTCAGCTGGGCATGAACCGGGCTATGTTTTTAGAGCTGCAACAGATACCTTTGAAGAAATTACAGTGCGCGGCCGTGTTCTAGGAGTAAGTCCAAATATTCGCTACGATCAGCAAGAAATAAAAATTGAAATCAATGATATGATTATTATTTTTACGGATGGTGTCACAGAAATTCGAGATGAATCGGGTCGTTTTATAGATAAAAACTACCTATTGAACTTCATTCTTCAATATAAAGATATGCATCCGCAAGATATTGTACAACTGTTATATGAGGCATTATTGCGTTTGCAAGAAACAAGTAAGCGTGATGATTTAACCATTTTAATTATTAAAAGAGCCCAATAA
- a CDS encoding type II toxin-antitoxin system PemK/MazF family toxin, with protein MKRGDVYLADLSPVRGSEQGGVRPVVIIQNDTGNKYSPTVIVAAITGRINKAKIPTHVEIEKKKYKLDKDSVILLEQIRTVDKNRLKEKLTFLSEEKMKEVNNALGISLGLQVVQSR; from the coding sequence ATGAAGCGCGGGGATGTATACTTAGCTGATTTATCACCAGTACGGGGTTCTGAACAAGGGGGAGTGAGACCCGTCGTTATCATTCAAAATGATACTGGTAACAAATATAGTCCGACTGTTATCGTGGCAGCGATAACAGGTCGTATTAACAAAGCAAAGATTCCAACACATGTTGAAATTGAAAAAAAGAAGTATAAGCTCGACAAAGATTCAGTTATTTTATTAGAACAAATTCGAACAGTAGATAAAAATCGTTTGAAAGAAAAGTTGACTTTTTTATCAGAAGAAAAGATGAAAGAAGTGAACAATGCTTTGGGGATTAGTCTTGGCTTACAAGTTGTTCAATCACGATGA
- the mazE gene encoding type II toxin-antitoxin system antitoxin MazE: MSVFNQVKFKNLEQSLKEGYAQMADLNLSLATEAYSVECEACDCNESHLLSKHQDD, translated from the coding sequence ATGTCAGTATTCAATCAAGTGAAGTTTAAAAATTTAGAGCAGTCATTAAAAGAAGGGTACGCCCAAATGGCTGACCTCAATCTCTCCCTAGCGACAGAAGCATATTCAGTAGAGTGTGAAGCATGCGATTGCAATGAGTCACACTTATTATCCAAGCATCAGGATGATTAA
- the alr gene encoding alanine racemase, with protein MSEKYYRETTLSVNLDAITSNYQELSKCHPTKTMMPVVKANAYGLGSVAIAKHLAQLGATFVCVATLDEAIELRMHGFKEKILILSSIPPANINKAIQHRVAVAVPSKEWLEDAISHIESSNEKSLWLHIKLDTGMNRLGIKDSETYREMIAIIEQYEQLIFEGVFSHFASADEENDSAQQQYKRFESLVNSAERPTYVHIQNSAGTLRFNPEICNAFRPGIALYGYYPTPFIEAKETARLKPAASVETTVVQVKQLEAGETIGYGETYIATEPMHIALLSIGYADGYLRHMQGATVSVNGQQCEVVGRISMDQTAIKVPATVKPGDKVVVLEARAHTPQSAETLAEKQQTINYEVLCNFGRRIPRIYISGENIDVTNELLK; from the coding sequence TTGTCAGAAAAGTATTATCGTGAAACCACATTGTCTGTAAATTTAGATGCGATTACATCCAATTATCAAGAATTATCAAAGTGTCATCCAACAAAGACGATGATGCCGGTTGTTAAAGCGAATGCATACGGTTTAGGGAGCGTTGCGATTGCAAAACATCTTGCTCAGCTAGGTGCAACGTTTGTTTGCGTGGCAACGCTTGATGAAGCGATTGAATTACGCATGCACGGGTTCAAAGAGAAAATTTTAATTCTTTCGAGTATCCCACCTGCAAATATTAACAAAGCGATCCAACATCGTGTTGCTGTTGCCGTACCTTCTAAAGAATGGTTGGAAGATGCGATTAGTCATATTGAATCATCAAATGAGAAGTCACTATGGCTTCATATTAAGCTAGATACGGGTATGAACCGTTTAGGTATTAAAGATAGTGAAACATATCGTGAAATGATTGCGATCATCGAACAATATGAACAGCTTATTTTTGAAGGCGTATTTTCTCATTTTGCCTCAGCAGATGAAGAGAATGACTCTGCACAACAACAATACAAACGTTTTGAAAGCTTGGTGAACAGTGCAGAACGTCCAACATACGTGCATATTCAAAATTCTGCGGGGACATTACGTTTTAATCCTGAGATTTGTAATGCATTTCGTCCTGGTATTGCATTATATGGTTACTATCCAACGCCGTTTATTGAAGCAAAGGAAACAGCACGTTTAAAACCAGCTGCATCCGTTGAAACAACAGTTGTTCAAGTGAAGCAATTAGAGGCTGGAGAAACAATTGGATATGGTGAGACTTATATAGCGACTGAACCAATGCACATTGCCTTATTATCCATTGGTTATGCAGATGGTTACCTGCGTCATATGCAAGGTGCAACGGTAAGTGTCAACGGACAACAATGTGAAGTGGTAGGTCGTATTAGTATGGACCAGACTGCCATTAAAGTTCCTGCAACCGTTAAACCAGGTGATAAAGTTGTTGTGTTAGAAGCACGTGCACACACACCACAATCAGCAGAAACGCTTGCTGAAAAACAACAAACCATCAATTATGAAGTGCTATGCAATTTTGGACGTCGTATTCCACGTATTTATATTTCAGGAGAAAATATTGATGTCACAAATGAATTATTAAAATAA
- the acpS gene encoding holo-ACP synthase: MIYGLGVDLVEIERIQALVEKQPKFIQRILSKGEYDQYMQYSHPQRRIEFLAGRFAVKEAFSKALGTGIGREVAFNEIHCANDEKGKPYILFEGFTVHVSITHTKHYAMSQVILEQ; encoded by the coding sequence ATGATATACGGCTTAGGTGTTGATTTAGTTGAAATAGAACGTATTCAGGCACTCGTTGAAAAACAGCCGAAGTTTATTCAACGTATCCTAAGCAAAGGTGAATATGATCAATACATGCAGTATTCACATCCTCAGAGACGTATTGAATTTTTGGCTGGTCGATTTGCTGTCAAAGAAGCTTTTAGTAAAGCGCTTGGGACAGGAATTGGTAGAGAAGTTGCATTTAATGAGATACATTGTGCGAATGATGAAAAAGGGAAACCTTATATTTTATTTGAAGGTTTTACTGTCCATGTATCTATCACACATACAAAACATTATGCGATGAGCCAAGTGATACTAGAACAATAA
- a CDS encoding PH domain-containing protein, with protein MMTEQTYHKMAPEGPKVMRIASVIVTGIAVLIAIAAFITSYFVEFEKMLKWIALGFAVLAVLYAIMFVWLKPIYSYHVFRYHYSEQGIVVREGFIFIEETKVPLFRIQNIDIDEGFIMRKYGLATLTISTAGGNTEIRLIDKQQALKIKQLIQGYATDVENDLESHTQNEITEENYDKIKDTQSEDEEI; from the coding sequence ATGATGACCGAACAGACATATCATAAAATGGCACCTGAAGGACCTAAAGTGATGCGCATAGCGAGCGTTATCGTGACAGGAATTGCTGTATTAATTGCAATTGCGGCCTTTATTACAAGTTATTTTGTAGAATTTGAAAAAATGCTTAAATGGATAGCGCTAGGTTTTGCAGTGCTTGCAGTACTTTATGCAATCATGTTTGTCTGGCTCAAACCAATCTATAGTTACCATGTCTTTCGCTATCACTACTCAGAACAAGGTATTGTTGTACGAGAAGGTTTTATATTTATTGAAGAAACGAAAGTGCCTTTATTTCGTATACAAAATATTGATATTGATGAAGGGTTTATCATGCGAAAATATGGACTGGCAACGCTAACGATATCAACAGCTGGCGGGAATACAGAAATCCGACTTATTGATAAGCAACAAGCATTAAAAATAAAGCAGCTCATCCAAGGATATGCAACGGATGTTGAAAATGATCTTGAAAGTCATACACAAAATGAAATAACAGAGGAAAATTATGATAAAATAAAGGATACACAATCTGAAGATGAGGAGATCTAA
- a CDS encoding PH domain-containing protein gives MYSPQKLHPISYFMSIVNAVKSNIIPLILFVLFAVKDFDYTNPANYIFPAMVLFFFLITLINDAIKAFRTRYWIEGNHFIVTTGLFNLERKELNISRIQTMDTSQNLIHQIVGGVRLQIQTPSDGIVLETITQAQSNLIRAELEKVRSHLKNMPTDSSDAESENTESDVPVDQPEMLLYQLSTKNLLFMAMTSGAVFVTLAALSPLLTAGLDYIDWEWVSEEASTLINNAVMITVIFATIFILISYIIGIVITFFRYYNYTLKRQGDYLTIRYGLLNVKKVTVPLTRIQAVIEHKSYLRTLFGYTAYDFVITSDMEVSSDNDFADGRVMVLPFIHKREVSSLLASMVPHMQFQNVTPKLPWRGFHRRFWIQSLVLIIIGAVVHYYFWVWIWIPVVFCIVMMIFKSYMLIQKAGWCVADDEIAIRRASYTGFKTTYFKHNKILGWQREAHPVMSNAQLNHFFFTLAKGSTSMDVGLGFVDIQDIERLQTWYLKGGSDNDDRTDIS, from the coding sequence ATGTATAGTCCACAAAAACTTCATCCGATCTCATATTTTATGAGTATTGTAAATGCTGTGAAGTCCAATATAATTCCACTTATTTTATTTGTTTTATTCGCGGTGAAAGATTTTGATTATACAAATCCTGCAAATTATATTTTTCCCGCCATGGTACTATTTTTCTTCTTGATTACATTAATTAATGATGCTATCAAAGCGTTTCGTACACGTTATTGGATCGAAGGCAATCATTTTATTGTCACTACAGGACTCTTTAATCTCGAGCGTAAAGAATTAAACATCTCACGTATTCAAACGATGGATACGTCACAAAACCTGATTCATCAAATCGTCGGTGGTGTCAGATTACAAATTCAAACGCCAAGTGATGGGATTGTACTCGAGACGATCACGCAAGCCCAAAGTAATTTGATTCGAGCAGAACTAGAAAAAGTGAGATCTCATTTAAAAAATATGCCGACAGATAGCAGTGATGCTGAATCAGAAAATACAGAATCAGATGTACCTGTCGATCAACCAGAAATGTTACTGTATCAACTTTCAACTAAAAACTTATTATTTATGGCGATGACAAGTGGAGCGGTTTTTGTAACACTTGCCGCACTCAGTCCATTGTTAACAGCAGGTTTAGACTATATTGATTGGGAATGGGTGTCTGAAGAAGCCTCAACTTTAATTAATAATGCTGTCATGATCACGGTAATATTTGCAACAATTTTTATTTTAATTTCATATATTATTGGTATCGTTATCACCTTTTTCCGTTATTACAATTACACATTGAAACGACAAGGCGATTACTTAACGATTCGTTATGGCTTATTAAATGTGAAAAAAGTGACAGTCCCACTCACACGCATTCAAGCCGTGATTGAACATAAAAGTTATTTGCGTACATTGTTTGGCTATACAGCATATGACTTCGTTATTACGAGTGACATGGAAGTGAGTTCAGACAATGATTTTGCGGATGGGCGCGTGATGGTCTTGCCATTTATACACAAACGTGAAGTTTCATCACTCTTAGCTTCAATGGTACCGCACATGCAATTTCAAAATGTCACGCCTAAGCTGCCTTGGCGTGGTTTCCATAGACGCTTTTGGATACAGTCACTTGTGTTGATCATTATTGGAGCTGTCGTACATTATTATTTTTGGGTATGGATTTGGATTCCAGTTGTATTTTGTATTGTTATGATGATATTCAAGAGTTATATGCTCATTCAAAAAGCAGGTTGGTGTGTCGCAGATGATGAAATTGCGATTCGTCGTGCCTCATATACAGGATTTAAAACGACTTATTTTAAACATAATAAAATATTGGGATGGCAGCGTGAAGCACATCCAGTTATGTCCAATGCACAACTAAATCATTTCTTTTTCACATTAGCTAAAGGTTCAACAAGTATGGATGTCGGATTAGGTTTTGTAGATATACAAGATATTGAGAGATTGCAAACATGGTATTTGAAAGGTGGTAGTGACAATGATGACCGAACAGACATATCATAA
- a CDS encoding PH domain-containing protein, with product MASSFHKSPEVAKKYFRQFYFLTAIVGALPLIIGLFLVYHFEAWQPLLYLIGGVLALFILYCTLKPYFQYHYTTYRIHENIIEVKRHFWFRNHQILKVERLQYIHWKNEPLLRRHQLRHLILTTAGHTMHLPLLYGEDVELIEQHCLELLEEGDSDV from the coding sequence ATGGCATCATCGTTTCACAAAAGTCCAGAAGTTGCGAAAAAGTATTTTAGGCAATTTTACTTTCTAACTGCGATCGTCGGCGCGCTACCACTTATCATAGGTTTATTCCTCGTTTATCATTTTGAAGCTTGGCAGCCACTGCTGTATCTTATAGGTGGTGTACTTGCTTTATTCATCTTATACTGCACATTAAAACCTTATTTTCAATACCACTACACTACTTATAGAATCCATGAAAATATTATCGAAGTAAAACGTCATTTTTGGTTTCGTAATCATCAAATTTTAAAAGTGGAACGCCTTCAATATATTCATTGGAAGAATGAGCCATTGTTACGGAGGCATCAGTTGCGCCATCTCATATTAACGACTGCAGGACATACAATGCATTTGCCGTTATTATATGGTGAAGATGTCGAACTGATTGAACAGCATTGCCTAGAACTGTTAGAGGAGGGTGATAGTGATGTATAG
- a CDS encoding GNAT family protein, with amino-acid sequence MKYNAYNQPIGDAVSPFENPKKPVIEILEGKYSKLERLNMRHRDDLFEVLCDPENDSNWTYLPNEPIHDKQEFNTLIHHYIDSDDPYFFAIVDKTTDKALGLMSLLRINTKASSIEVGHIHYSPLLKRTRIATEVQYLLAKYVFESLGYRRYEWKCDSLNAPSKRAAVRLGFTHEGTFRQALVYKGRNRDTDWFSMLDKEWPNIKQHYEYWLDEKNFNSDGTQIQKLSIT; translated from the coding sequence ATGAAATATAATGCATACAATCAACCTATAGGGGATGCTGTTTCTCCTTTTGAAAATCCTAAGAAACCGGTTATTGAAATACTTGAAGGCAAATATAGCAAATTAGAGCGTTTAAACATGCGTCATCGAGATGATTTGTTTGAAGTATTATGTGATCCGGAAAATGATTCCAATTGGACATACTTACCAAATGAACCGATTCATGATAAACAAGAATTTAATACGTTAATTCATCATTATATCGATTCAGATGATCCGTATTTCTTTGCGATCGTTGATAAAACGACTGATAAAGCTTTAGGTTTGATGTCGTTACTTCGTATTAATACGAAAGCGTCATCTATTGAAGTGGGACATATTCATTATTCGCCACTTCTAAAAAGAACACGCATTGCAACTGAAGTACAATATTTACTCGCTAAGTATGTATTTGAATCATTAGGCTACAGACGTTATGAATGGAAATGTGACAGTTTGAACGCCCCCTCTAAACGGGCAGCTGTAAGATTAGGATTCACACATGAAGGGACTTTTCGACAAGCGTTAGTATATAAAGGTAGAAATAGAGATACAGATTGGTTTTCAATGCTAGATAAAGAATGGCCAAATATTAAACAACATTATGAGTATTGGTTAGATGAGAAAAACTTTAATAGTGATGGTACACAAATTCAAAAATTATCCATTACTTAA